A window of Hippoglossus stenolepis isolate QCI-W04-F060 chromosome 18, HSTE1.2, whole genome shotgun sequence contains these coding sequences:
- the lmbrd2b gene encoding G-protein coupled receptor-associated protein LMBRD2B yields the protein MSGAALGIEIVVVFFLALFLLHRYGDFRKQQRMVLFGTLLAWYLCFLIVFILPLDVSTTIYKQCKIDHEEHATVPTVNPPSSNHTTTNSSVAPTKSSPKSCYKPWSYIPDGIMPVFWRVVYWTSQCLTWLLLPFMQSYARSGGFSITGKIKTALIENAIYYGTYLLIFGSLLIYVAVHPNWHLSWYELQTIGITAANTWGLFLLVLLLGYGLVEIPRSYWNASRHGHLLIKTYFKASKLMTEKADAEENLEDVMEEVRKVSESIKYNHPLRKFIDTILRKCPVDYQEKMGRNMDDYEDFDDKQNTYPSERSLVKLHKQVIYAVQRHNRTRVQWQILLQQAIHLEDVAKNETSSSHQFIHSFPSSGPVSWFNRYVYTPTAEWYWECLLKCWFYRLLSVMLTLFSVAVVWSECTFFSTRPVLSLFAVFIQLAERDYNYLYIEMACFITIFFLCTCVYSTVFRIRVFNYYYLASHHQTDAYSLQFSGMLFCRLTPPLCLNFLGLIHMDSAISHQKKEQTAYTSIMGSMRVLSFIANGFYIYYPMLIVILCIATYFSLGTRCLNLLGFQQFLGDSEMTSDLIDEGKELIRREKRKRQRVEDGENRRREWKERYGNPREDVAARNRSSHEMKETSYSDTVNSSSNRQAKYSRSGSRAERDHIELLQDAEPLDFSAETLTDDPLDAESGRHAGGRYLSMSSSRSRIFDDV from the exons ATGAGCGGGGCCGCTCTGGGCATCGAGATCGTGGTGGTGTTTTTCCTGGCGCTGTTCCTGCTGCATCGATATGGAGACTTCAGGAAGCAGCAGCGCATGGTGCTGTTCGGCACACTGCTCGCCTGGTACCTGTGTTTCCTCATCGTCTTCATCTTACCTCTGGACGTCAGCACG ACCATCTATAAGCAGTGTAAGATCGACCACGAGGAGCACGCGACGGTTCCCACTGTCAATCCTCCATCGTCCAATCACACAACAACTAACTCCTCTGTCGCTCCCACTAAGAg TTCACCAAAGTCGTGCTACAAACCGTGGAGCTACATCCCCGACGGCATCATGCCCGTGTTCTGGAGAGTTGTGTACTGGACGTCTCAGTGTCTCACCTG GCTGCTGCTCCCCTTCATGCAGTCATACGCTCGCTCAGGAGGTTTCTCCATCACTGGGAAAATTAAAACGGCTCTGATAGAAAACGCCATTTATTACGGAACGTACCTGCTGATCTTTGGTTCTCTGCTCATCTACGTGGCGGTTCATCCTAACTGGCATCTGTCCTG GTACGAGCTCCAGACCATCGGGATCACTGCAGCCAACACCTGGGGTCTGTTCCTGCTCGTTCTGCTGCTCGGATACGGCCTGGTGGAAATCCCTCGCTCGTACTGGAACGCCTCGCGACACGGACACCTGCTCATCAAGACGTACTTCAAGGCGTCCAAACTGATGACGGAGAAGGCGGATGCAGAGGAGAACCTGGAGGACGTCATGGAG GAAGTGAGAAAAGTCAGCGAGTCCATCAAATACAATCATCCACTGAGGAAGTTCATCGACACCATTCTGAGAAAG TGTCCCGTTGATTACCAGGAGAAGATGGGCCGGAACATGGACGACTACGAGGACTTTGATGACAAACAGAACACGTATCCCAGTGAGAGGAGTCTGGTGAAGCTTCATAAACAG gtgatcTATGCGGTGCAGAGACACAACAGGACTCGTGTTCAGTGGCAGATCCTCCTGCAGCAGGCCATCCACCTGGAGGACGTGGCCAAGAATGAGACCAGCTCCAGTCACCAGTTCATCCACAGCTTCCCGTCGTCGGGACCCGTCAGCTGGTTCAACAGATACGTCTACACCCCGACTGCAG agtgGTACTGGGAGTGTCTCCTGAAGTGTTGGTTCTATCGGCTGCTGTCCGTGATGCTGACTCTGTTCAGCGTGGCCGTTGTCTGGTCAGAATGCACCTTCTTCAGCACGCGGCCcgtcctctctctgtttgctgtgttCATCCAGCTGGCCGAGCGAGACTACAACTACCTGTACATTGAG ATGGCGTGCTTCATCACCATCTTCTTCCTGTGCACCTGCGTCTACTCCACCGTGTTCCGCATCCGGGTCTTTAACTACTACTACCTGGCCTCCCATCACCAGACGGACGCTTACAGCCTCCAGTTCAGTGGCAT GTTGTTCTGTCGTCTAACTCCTCCACTGTGTCTCAACTTCCTGGGTTTAATCCACATGGACTCTGCCATCTCCCACCAGAAGAAGGAGCAGACAGCCTACACCTCA ATCATGGGATCAATGCGTGTTCTCTCCTTTATCGCTAACGGCTTCTATATCTACTACCCCATGTTGATCGTCATCCTCTGCATCGCAACTTACTTCAG TTTGGGAACCCGCTGTCTGAATCTTCTGGGCTTCCAGCAGTTTCTGGGCGACAGTgaaatgacctctgacctcatcgATGAGGGGAAGGAGCTGATCCGACGAG AGAAAAGGAAGCGGCAGAGGGTTGAAGATGGAGAGAACAGACGCAGA GAGTGGAAGGAGCGTTACGGAAACCCGAGGGAGGACGTGGCTGCGAGGAACCGGAGCAGCCACGAGATGAAGGAGACCAGTTACTCCGACACTGTGAACTCCAGCAGCAACAGAC AGGCTAAATACTCTCGCTCTGGGAGTCGAGCCGAGCGAGACCACAtcgagctgctgcaggacgcCGAACCTTTAGACTTCAGCGCTGAGACTCTGACAGACGACCCTCTGGACGCTGAGTCTGGAAG aCACGCAGGAGGACGGTATCTGTCCATGTCGTCGTCCCGCAGCCGGATATTTGACGACGTCTAA
- the ppp1r3b gene encoding protein phosphatase 1 regulatory subunit 3B, whose translation MSMDMALPLYLPPEEFVYRTTSTTFKPALTFQQSDCVDQSEPEDRAASCGDAGNAKKKVWFADDRGLSLTKVKVFSQFNDPIDIPANIQEMLSASLSLTAEDDKLVLDFVQPSSDYLLFHQRLERKLVSLERCVLKDKTLTGTIKVRNTSFEKRVKLRVTFDTWRSHMDVDCVYTKDTYPSSHSDTFSFQVSLPEALLPHQHVEFAVCYEADGCKFWDSNHGNNYRIVWSSMKTSQRDACGRHTGSHDFGIHFDPYGSPTCSHGIFPDWPSYAGYENIGPYY comes from the coding sequence ATGTCCATGGACATGGCTCTACCTCTGTACCTGCCCCCGGAGGAGTTTGTCTACAGGACGACGAGCACAACCTTCAAACCTGCTCTGACCTTTCAACAGTCTGACTGTGTGGACCAGTCCGAGCCGGAGGACAGAGCGGCGTCCTGTGGAGACGCAGGAAATGCCAAAAAGAAGGTGTGGTTTGCTGATGACAGAGGTTTGTCTTTAACCAAGGTGAAGGTTTTCTCCCAGTTCAACGATCCCATCGATATTCCTGCTAACATCCAGGAGATGCTGAGCGCCTCTCTGAGTCTGACGGCCGAGGACGACAAACTGGTGCTGGACTTTGTTCAGCCGTCCTCGGACTACCTGCTCTTCCATCAGAGGCTGGAGAGGAAGCTTGTGAGCCTGGAGCGCTGCGTGCTGAAGGACAAGACGCTGACAGGAACCATCAAAGTCAGAAACACGTCGTTTGAGAAACGTGTGAAGCTGCGGGTGACCTTTGACACCTGGAGGAGCCACATGGACGTGGACTGCGTGTACACGAAGGACACGTATCCCAGCTCGCACAGCGACACCTTCTCCTTCCAGGTGTCTCTGCCAGAGGCTCTGCTGCCTCACCAACACGTCGAGTTCGCTGTCTGCTATGAGGCGGATGGATGCAAGTTCTGGGACAGTAACCACGGCAACAACTACAGGATCGTCTGGTCCTCAATGAAGACGAGTCAGCGGGACGCCTGCGGCCGCCACACAGGCTCCCATGACTTTGGGATCCATTTTGACCCGTACGGCAGCCCCACCTGTTCACATGGGATCTTCCCTGATTGGCCGAGTTATGCAGGATACGAGAACATCGGCCCGTACTACTGA
- the il7r gene encoding interleukin-7 receptor subunit alpha, with translation MASVWTIFLLLMVGVQAQSGDTDTDVDSGISCSSHITSDQTEGNSLTCELLPGRHDDEDDEDEGDSIETMTLCSSDVSDGWRRVKCVKAQGNQLNFTEAPIVEFNLTVQLKRGGEIRTRVDLKKIVKPRRPQVWNVTFNQELNQAVVHIQSPYHRDYLTGQQMFQLDIWATDRPNMIQNFSSESSMKIDMEHLRKNTEYHVKVRAIPVKFLEGSWSKWSDTFSFDTPAGARETDDTQQMYKVMLCLIPLAVVSVTVIFLRKNKILTYMWPSIPHPKDTLVHIGKPNKGLLLNFNPEVFSALRVSSMLQCCDEPESSLSPADGAQSTHPCSTQSSDCRSTTSVSTEELDLSALLSGSSSAADASLHSASPSPVHDLLLEGTEGCSGANETEALGAGQQEEAYVTMSSFYQVK, from the exons ATGGCGTCCGTGTGGACGatcttcctgctgctgatggtcgGAGTTCAGGCTCAGAGCGGAGACACCGACACCGACGTGG ACTCCggaatcagctgcagctctcacatCACCAGTGATCAGACTGAGGGAAACAGTCTGACCTGTGAGCTGCTCCCTGGTCGTCATGacgatgaggatgatgaggacgaGGGCGACAGCATCGAGACGATGACCCTGTG CTCCTCTGATGTGAGCGACGGCTGGCGGAGGGTCAAGTGTGTGAAGGCTCAGGGGAACCAGCTCAACTTCACTGAGGCGCCCATCGTCGAGTTCAACCTGACCGTTcagctgaagagaggaggagagatccGGACCAGAGTCGACCTGAAGAAGATAG TTAAACCCAGACGACCTCAGGTGTGGAACGTCACGTTCAACCAGGAATTGAACCAGGCGGTCGTTCACATCCAGAGTCCGTACCACAGAGATTACCTGACAGGACAACAGATGTTCCAGCTGGACATCTGGGCCACAGACAGACCCAACATG ATTCAAAACTTCTCATCAGAGAGCAGCATGAAGATCGACATGGAGCAtctgagaaaaaacacagagtatCATGTGAAGGTGCGAGCGATCCCAGTGAAGTTTCTGGAGGGAAGCTGGAGCAAGTGGAGCGACACGTTCAGTTTCGACACTCCTGCTG gagCACGGGAAACTGACGACACACAGCAGATGTACAAAGTGATGCTGTGCCTCATCCCCCTGGCGGTGGTGTCCGTCACTGTCATTTTCCTCCGGAAAAACAA AATATTAACGTACATGTGGCCGAGTATTCCTCATCCTAAAGACACGCTGGTGCACATCGGCAAACCAAACAAA GGTCTTCTGTTGAACTTTAACCCCGAGGTGTTCAGCGCTCTCAGAGTTTCTTCGATGTTGCAGTGTTGCGACGAACCAGAGTCTTCGCTCAGTCCTGCTGACGGAGCTCAGTCGACCCATCCCTGCTCCACCCAGAGCTCCGACTGCAGGAGCACCACCAGCGTCAGCACCGAGGAGCTGGATCTCTCCGCCCTGCTGAGCGGGAGCTCCTCTGCGGCAGACGCCAGCCTCCACAGCGCCAGTCCCTCCCCCGTCCACGACCTCCTCCTCGAGGGGACTGAAGGCTGCAGTGGAGCAAACGAGACAGAGGCGCTTGGAGCCGGTCAGCAGGAGGAGGCCTATGTCACCATGTCCAGTTTCTACCAGGTCAAGTAG
- the mfhas1 gene encoding malignant fibrous histiocytoma-amplified sequence 1 homolog yields MKSLHENPEVEEGGSGCSVMEENNLKTARLWRDAALRSRKLRSNMRQLTLCSKNNQITLPEDVAEVEALNLGNNSLQELPLGLGSSLNNLRILVLRRNKFSAVPRVVFELVQLVELDMSHNCLRSLSEGVGELRGLKKLCVSHNKILHLPDQISELQLLEELDISFNDLHDLPRSFSGLSRLRTLDADHNKLNQFPSEILALSELEELDCSGNKFQELPADVLKLRSVKILWLSSLRMSMLPDTFCHLHNLESLMLDGNNLALLPPSFGKLQRLKMINLSSNEFENFPEVILSIRGLEELYLSRNKLTHVPEEIGELVKLVNLWLDNNNITYLPDSVVELEKLEELVLQGNQIAILPDHFGKLSKVNIWKVKDNPLIQPPYEVCMKGIPYIAAYQKELAHSQLAVKPRLKLVLMGMRDAGKTWLRQSVVGQRDVTGILGNKGIDVTNWVADADRCLTFLVYDLSGKQNYDLIKPFFLSPGALYVLVVNLKTYSPKNFYAHVGYFLHLLGAKVPHAVVCVVGTHADLCAEVELEEKSLDIHRQIGLQERRDVQSLRSLALQVDQALEQGFNVRISSPHVLFYGVSDRNLRRRKAQLQFMLNHRLQILSPVLSVSCTETQRNIQRLREKLMSVADHRDIFPNLHRVLPKSWQILEELHFKPKDLWLSWWDSARLGLQAGLTEDRLQSALSYLHESGKLLYFEDSLTLKEYVFHNLPRFIAILNVFFHRDESTLLDRLLSEGERGDKGRVSLVIEDEKGENLRVTHLQHHVEGFLQHGLLPSNVIRLLLRPLIQTQQDLHLIMELLEKMGICYCINKPRSKPLNGATAWYKFPSYVSSDEPWAEASASGGSLPHCHFFSVEQLHIQYSFPFLFPPGLFARFSVQINSHVVQRSDGRHRIFAYRGKVPVVISHRPSRGKLQAETLSIASHASLPNIWTAWQAITPLVEELNVLLQEWPGLHYSVHILCSKCLKRGSSNPHAFPGELLTQPRPEGLMEIICPKNGSERVHVALVYPPTPTVVSPCLK; encoded by the coding sequence ATGAAGAGTCTCCATGAGAACccggaggtggaggagggggggtccGGCTGCTCCGTCATGGAGGAGAACAACCTGAAGACGGCCCGGCTGTGGAGGGATGCCGCCCTCCGCTCCAGGAAGCTGCGGAGCAACATGCGCCAGCTCACCCTCTGCTCCAAGAACAACCAGATCACCCTGCCCGAGGACGTGGCCGAGGTGGAGGCGCTGAACCTGGGCAACAACTCGCTGCAGGAGCTGCCTCTCGGGCTGGGCTCCTCCCTGAACAACCTGCGCATCCTGGTGCTCCGCAGGAACAAGTTCAGCGCGGTTCCCCGGGTGGTGTTCGAGCTGGTGCAGCTGGTGGAGCTCGACATGAGCCACAACTGTCTGAGGAGCCTGAGCGAGGGTGTGGGGGAGCTGAGGGGCCTGAAGAAGCTCTGCGTCAGTCACAACAAAATCCTGCACCTGCCGGATCAGATCTCAGAGCTTCAGCTTCTGGAGGAACTGGACATAAGCTTCAACGACCTGCACGACCTCCCCAGGTCCTTCTCCGGCCTCAGCAGGCTGCGGACTCTGGACGCGGATCACAACAAGCTGAACCAGTTCCCCTCGGAGATCCTGGCCCTCAGCGAGCTGGAGGAGCTCGACTGCTCCGGGAACAAGTTCCAGGAGTTACCAGCTGACGTGTTGAAGCTGCGCTCCGTTAAAATCCTGTGGCTCAGCAGCCTGCGCATGTCCATGTTACCTGACACCTTCTGCCACCTGCACAACCTGGAGAGCCTGATGCTGGACGGGAACAACCTGGCGCTGCTGCCGCCGTCTTTTGGAAAACTGCAGAGACTCAAGATGATCAACTTGTCCTCCAACGAGTTTGAGAACTTCCCGGAGGTTATTTTAAGCATCAGAGGATTAGAGGAACTTTACCTGAGCAGGAACAAACTCACTCATGTTCCCGAGGAGATCGGTGAGCTGGTGAAGCTGGTGAACCTCTGGctggacaacaacaacatcacgTATCTGCCTGATTCTgtggtggagctggagaagctggaggaaCTCGTGTTGCAGGGGAACCAAATCGCCATTCTTCCAGATCATTTTGGGAAACTGTCCAAAGTGAACATCTGGAAGGTGAAGGATAACCCTCTGATCCAGCCTCCGTACGAGGTGTGTATGAAAGGCATCCCTTACATTGCAGCCTATCAGAAGGAGCTCGCTCACTCCCAGCTCGCCGTGAAGCCTAGATTAAAACTGGTCCTGATGGGGATGAGAGACGCTGGGAAGACGTGGCTGAGGCAGAGCGTGGTGGGACAGCGGGACGTCACAGGAATCCTGGGGAACAAAGGGATTGACGTCACTAACTGGGTGGCAGACGCCGACCGCTGTCTCACATTTCTGGTGTATGATTTGTCAGGGAAGCAAAACTATGACCTCATCAAACCCTTCTTCCTGTCCCCCGGTGCTCTCTACGTCCTCGTCGTCAATCTCAAAACATATTCACCCAAGAACTTCTACGCCCATGTCGGGtatttcctccacctcctcggcgCCAAAGTGCCCCacgctgtggtgtgtgtggtggggaCACATGCAGACCTGTGTGcagaggtggagctggaggagaagagtcTGGACATCCACAGACAGATCGgtctgcaggagaggagggacgTCCAGAGTCTGAGGAGCCTGGCTCTGCAGGTGGACCAGGCGCTGGAGCAGGGCTTCAACGTTCGCATCTCCAGCCCCCACGTCCTCTTCTACGGCGTCTCAGACAGGAACCTGAGGCGGAGGAAAGCCCAGCTGCAGTTCATGCTGAACCACCGGCTGCAGATTCTGTCTCCTGTCCTGAGTGTGAGCTGCACAGAGACGCAGAGGAACATCcagaggctgagagagaagCTCATGTCTGTGGCAGACCACAGGGACATCTTCCCCAACCTGCACCGCGTGCTGCCAAAGTCCTGGCAGAttctggaggagctgcactTTAAGCCCAAAGACTTGTGGCTGTCGTGGTGGGACTCTGCTCGTCTGGGCCTCCAGGCGGGGCTCACAGAGGACCGGCTGCAGAGCGCCTTATCCTACCTGCACGAGAGCGGGAAGCTGCTGTACTTTGAGGACAGCCTCACGCTGAAGGAGTATGTTTTCCACAATCTTCCACGGTTCATTGCAATTCTTAACGTCTTCTTCCACAGGGACGAGTCCACGCTGCTGGACCGGCTCCTGTccgagggggagaggggggacaAGGGCAGGGTGAGTCTGGTGATAGAGGACGAGAAGGGCGAGAACCTCAGGGTGACACATCTGCAGCACCATGTGGAAGGTTTCCTCCAACACGGCCTTCTGCCCTCCAACGTCATCCGCCTGCTCCTCAGGCCGCTCATCCAGACGCAGCAGGACCTGCACCTCAtcatggagctgctggagaagatgGGGATCTGCTACTGCATCAACAAACCTCGCAGCAAGCCTCTGAACGGAGCCACGGCCTGGTACAAGTTCCCCAGCTACGTCAGCAGCGACGAGCCCTGGGCCGAGGCCTCGGCCAGCGGCGGCTCGCTGCCTCACTGCCACTTCTTCTCCGTAGAGCAGCTGCACATCCAGTACAGTTTCcccttcctgtttcctcccgGACTGTTCGCTCGCTTCAGCGTGCAGATCAACAGCCACGTGGTTCAGAGGTCAGACGGCAGACACCGGATCTTTGCCTATCGAGGAAAAGTCCCCGTGGTGATCAGCCACCGGCCGTCCAGAGGGAAGCTGCAGGCGGAGACTCTGTCCATCGCCAGCCACGCCTCGCTGCCCAACATCTGGACGGCGTGGCAGGCCATCACGCcgctggtggaggagctgaacgTGCTGCTGCAGGAGTGGCCCGGCCTCCACTACTCTGTTCACATCCTCTGCTCCAAGTGCCTCAAGAGGGGGTCGTCCAACCCGCACGCCTTCCCAG
- the cfap53 gene encoding cilia- and flagella-associated protein 53, protein MFLSQRRTGTPEVTGPTPHTVAVRAKLPQWRRADELMMDRRRQDAARDQLLKFNRKQQNCDIKSSWLKSSERQFLSGTVNREVQAAVKLYETDIEHRRHRLQVVLAEEEQQLLQELEETKETLEERQEKMRVRAQTLRERRERERQQLVSDKLDQQFREQCQEVRSIHSRQREQQVREEQTALVRSRQQQLQQQQEEDELFHELWEADRRAKEEQEQQRAEMQRQRNMEQLNGLDTQVEEAELKRRTEKEQREEEARLMRREAEEQVLQGQQQQRQKLQTRLSRRHELDQDFRMKMKHRARDQQDELQLDMNILQLLLQQETDEKQKAARRKVELCEEQHRYREYLSEELQRQRREDDETEQLINEKMEENWNRKEEQNRLQQENRRCIINEVVEAQRLQIQRNIDLKEQKRAGDCRERDELNRMMEEMKVKDEEERRSDRRRCEEYELGLRRQLNDRQQLQSELRAQSQKEEEQSATLRQIYNNRKLQVLATPISHTAVTHPFRGAGTSGPPPQTIINLTRSQICFQSDRRLQSPST, encoded by the exons ATGTTTCTGAGTCAGAGAAGAACCGGGACCCCGGAGGTGACCGGACCGACTCCTCACACTGTGGCCGTG AGAGCAAAGCTGCCTCAGTGGCGTCGTGCAGACGAGCTGATGATGGACAGACGGAGGCAGGACGCCGCCCGAGACCAGCTCCTGAAGttcaacaggaagcagcagaatTGTGACATCAAGAGCTCGTGGCTGAAGAGCTCAGAGCGTCAGTTCCTGAGCGGAACCGTCAACAGAGAAGTCCAAGCTGCTGTGAAACTGTATGAGACCGACATCGAACACCGGAGACACAG GCTCCAGGTTGTGTtggcggaggaggagcagcagctcctgcaggagctggaggagacgaAGGAGACGTTGGaggagagacaagagaagatGAGAGTGAGAGCTCAAAcactgagggagaggagagagagagagagacagcagctgGTGTCTGACAAACTGGATCAGCAGTTCAG GGAGCAGTGCCAGGAGGTGCGGAGCATTCACAGCAGACAGAGGGAGCAGCAGGTGAGGGAGGAGCAGACGGCTCTGGTGAGGAGtcgacagcagcagctgcagcagcagcaggaggaggacgagctgTTCCACGAGCTGTGGGAGGCCGATCGACGAGctaaagaggagcaggagcagcagcgggCGGAGATGCAGCGGCAGAGGAACATGGAGCAGCTGAACGGCCTCGACACTCAGGTGGAGGAGGCCGAGCTgaagagacggacagagaaggagcagagagaggaggaggctcgACTCATG AGGCGCGAGGCGGAGGAGCAGGTCCTGCagggtcagcagcagcagcgtcagaAGCTTCAGACTAGGCTGAGCAGACGACACGAGCTGGATCAGGACttcaggatgaagatgaagcaTCGAGCTCGAGATCAACAGGACGAGCTGCAGCTGGATATGAACatactgcagctgctgctccaacaGGAAACAGACGAGAAACAGAAAGCTGCTCGGAGGAAG GTGGAGCTGTGTGAGGAACAGCATCGGTACCGTGAGTATCTgtctgaggagctgcagcgacagaggagggaggacgatGAGACGGAACAGCTGATCAATGAGAAAATGGAGGAGAACTGGaacagaaaagaagaacagAACCGTCTCCAGCAAGAGAACCGCAGGTGCATAATTAACGAAGTGGTGGAGGCTCAACGTCTGCAGATCCAACGAAACA ttgacCTGAAGGAGCAGAAACGTGCTGGTgattgcagagagagagacgagttGAACAGAAtgatggaggagatgaaggtgaaggacgaggaggagagaagaag TGACAGACGGAGGTGTGAGGAGTATGAGTTGGGGCTCAGGCGTCAGCTGAATGAtcgtcagcagcttcagtctgaaCTCAGAGCTCAGAGtcagaaagaggaggagcagagtgcGACGCTGCGGCAGATctacaacaacaggaaactcCAGGTCCTGGCTACGCCCATCTCACACACCGCCGTCACACACCCATTCAGGGGAGCAGGGACGTCCGGTCCGCCCCCACAGACCATCATCAATCTGACCAGGAGTCAGATCTGCTTCCAAAGTGACCGGAGACTTCAGTCACCTTCGACATGA